In one window of Macrobrachium rosenbergii isolate ZJJX-2024 chromosome 27, ASM4041242v1, whole genome shotgun sequence DNA:
- the LOC136853332 gene encoding putative RNA-binding protein Luc7-like 2 gives MTDESPPPTPTKRARTVTKGTKRARTVTKGTKRARTVTKGTKKNSHKRDQESENSHKKGPREREQSQKGPREREQSQKGPREREQSQKGPGEREQSQKGPREREQSQKGPREREQSQKGRSTDKNGESAGRQGPSSLDGFQNPQDQRLQNILRFVGYAI, from the coding sequence ATGACTGATGAATCTCCCCCACCAACACCAACCAAGAGAGCGAGAACAGTCACAAAAGGGACCAAGAGAGCGAGAACAGTCACAAAAGGGACCAAGAGAGCGAGAACAGTCACAAAAGGGACCAAGAAGAACAGTCACAAAAGGGACCAAGAGAGCGAGAACAGTCACAAAAAGGGACCAAGAGAGCGAGAACAGTCACAAAAGGGACCAAGAGAGCGAGAACAGTCACAAAAGGGACCAAGAGAGCGAGAACAGTCACAAAAGGGACCAGGAGAGCGAGAACAGTCACAAAAGGGACCAAGAGAGCGAGAACAGTCACAAAAGGGACCAAGAGAGCGAGAACAGTCACAAAAGGGAAGGTCTACAGACAAAAATGGAGAGAGTGCTGGACGTCAGGGCCCCAGTTCTCTGGATGGTTTTCAAAATCCTCAAGATCAACGTCTTCAAAACATCTTGCGTTTTGTGGGATATGCAATATGA